From the Acomys russatus chromosome 8, mAcoRus1.1, whole genome shotgun sequence genome, the window AGTCCTGGCCACGCCCTGGGGGAGGTAGGGCAGGACGGCTCTAGGGAGCAAGGTGGTAGCAGTTTAAAAGTGAGCTGCATGTGGAAATGGGGCTACGAATAGACagacctgcccctcctcccagggGCTGCCGGGGTAGCCTGGGTTACCGCATAGACAGACCTGCCCCTCCTCCCGGGTGCTCCAgcggagagaaaaagagaaggaaatcatAAGAAACTCAGTTCTAAACATGGCTATCTAACTGAACTTGACCAGAAGCCTTTAGTAACGAGGCGCTAACGTTTGAGATCGTTGGGAAGTGCAGTCATGTGTATAGAGGTCGCCCTAAACCACACAGCCCGTCAGTTAGAAAAGAATTAAAGGCAAAAAGGGAAACtttggggtggcggggggggggggggggttaaagaGTTGCAGTTCcaaagagagtcagagaaagattggTCAAGGAAGAGTGGAGGCAAAAGGATGAGCTACTACAGAGCACACGCAGCGAGCTCCTGAGCGGGTAGGGGGTAGGGCGTGGGGGGTTGGGCTTTGCTAGAAAATGCCTGAGATATGaggtggaaaagaaaaacacattggGTTTTAGTGAGGTTAGCACTAACCTTTGGATGAGTGATATTAGTGGCAAAACCAAATGGAGTGACTGGGCAGCACAGGTTTAAATCAGTCTTTTATGAaggttagaatttttttttaaaaggagagaatgGGTGTAGGGTATAGGGGAAGGGCTTGCTTGACTGAAGGCAAGTGAGAAGTCACTAGCAAAAAAGCAATGACATCAATTCAAATGCCCAGGACACCTGTCGCatctctttggttggttggttggttggttggtttcttcaagacagggtttctccgtgtagccttggctgttctggacttgctttgtagaccaggctggcctcgaactcagagatcaacctgcctcagcctcctgagtgccgggtttaaaggcgtgcgccaccacacctggcttgtcgcatctcttagttactgtttctcctgcctctctttttcttccaactCTCTCCTAAGTCTCCCTACTGTCCCTTTCTTTGTAGAAGGAACTCTACAGGCACTTACTGATTTGAACTTGTTAGAGTCTTTTCCTTTTCGCTGTGTATTATTATCTTTATggactttatttccttttaaaagttccaCTGACACTGGAGGACCAAGAAGGCTAAGTCTGATGAAGCAAGACTTTGCTGATACACTCCTCCTAGACTAAGGGGTGGAGAGAGCTGCCCTAATTGGAGAGAACCATAGGGCTGACTGTACTACCCAACATCTTCCAGCACTGTCTTtgctattatttaaaattaattgaacAAGAatagaagagggggaaaaaagttcCACTGACATACTGAAGTGAAATGAGCCCATATGTCACTGAGGTGTGTTGCTCAGTAGGAACGTAAGAGGGACGCCCAACTGGGGAGGATTTCTGTTCTCCATTCGATGATTCACAAATATATTCCTGCTTCCTATTGAGAAAGCCAGTCTACATTGCCATGAAGCCCTGATTGTCTTTAACTCCCAGATCCTTGGTGACTTGAtctaagtttaaaaacaaacaacaaaagcaaatcaaataACTTCTTCTTTCCGTTAGGTATAATAGACTCTTAATGTAGTAGCCGATGCCACAGACTGTGTCAAGAGCCTTGCTTAGTATAGTGTTAATTTTCTTGTAAACTGTACTTTCCATTCTTAGGACTCATTGCATATGGATTCATTTTTTGAGTATTAATTAAGCCagttgggaaggaaaaaaaataccttttcttCTAATTCTAGAAGGAAATTTGAAAAACTTTGGATTGAGAAGGTATTCCCTGGTAGAGGAAAGTATAGATGACTCATCACAGCGGCTTGTGAGTATGAGTGTGCTGGCCAGCAGGCATCGCAGGGCTACAAAAATACAGGTGTTTGATCCTGTCTGAGAAGCTTCAGGGATGGCCCAGgagtctctgttttgttttttggtttttgtttttgtttttacaaagttCTTACTCTGATTTACTTCATTTCATAGCTCTAcctaagaaaaagagaaaattataagtaaactaaatataataaaacattgagggataacataatataaatatattaatttgacAAACATGTTTTAAGGGTCGCACTATTTTCTAGGGATTTGGAGAAGAAGAGTACTTGACCCCTGCTCTCTCGGGCACAGAGTGTGATAAAGGAGATGCTGGGTGTTGGCTAAGACGGTGCAGACAGTAAGATGACAGCAAAGTAGAGAGTTATAGAAACATGTAGAAAGAAGACGTAACATGCCCTGACTTGCGTGTGAGAGAAGGGCAAGATCAGGAGGGGTTTGTGGAAGAGGCGAAGCTTGTTCATAACAGAtcactttctttctatttaaatagTTTTGCTTAGAGTCTTTATAAAATAGGACATGTATTTCCACGGGTTCTTAACAGACATCATGTAGGGTAGCCTGTTTTACTTTGGTGATTTGGCGTAGTCACGTGATGTCAGTCACTTACGTCATGTAGCAAAATAGCAGTGCTTTTTGTTGCAGTGTACAATGTTAACTTCCATTCTCTAAAAGAAGGTTCAGGGTCTGTAACTTGCTCGTATCATTTTCTatcttgttgtctttgttttatcttcttaatGTCAGTGTGAGTATCTAGAGAGTGCCACAcatgtatttaaatgttttcctgagccaggcgcagtggcgcatctcagcacccagggaggcagaggctggtggatctctgtgagtttgaggcctgtgtggtctataaagcgagtccaggacagccagggccacacagagaaaccatcttaaaaaaaaaaaaaaaaaaaaaaaaaaaaaaaaaaaaaaaaaaaaaacctggtttCCTGGCAAAAGGCTTTAGAGCTAAACAAATGAATACAGCAAAATACAAAGCACTTTTTGGAGCGTAATATGTGAGGGTTAGTGGATTTTATGACATCTTTTTAACAGTTGCGTTgtctttttcatcatttttcttttaaaggcagtAGATGTTTTAGAGATACATAGTGCATCAGAGGCTCGGCAACACGAGGGCTGGTTCGTGGCAATTGTGTATAAGCCTGCCACCAGCAGAGTTCCCTTCTGTAGAACCAGCAGATCTCCAGCCCAGTTACAGCAGAATCATTTGGAGATTTAGATGCCTAGGGCTCACTCCTAAGAACCTAGTTCTGCTGGCTTGCCATGTGTATTTTTCatttgggggaaggagagagtacTGAGGTGTGGTGACTAACGGTCCCACAGTCCAGACAAGGCCGACTTCAAATGCATAATCCTCCTACATCAATATGTTTAGTGCCGGGCCGGGCatgatgatgcacgcctttaatcccagtactagggaggcagaggcaggtgggtcactgtgagttcaaggccagcgtgatctacaaagggagtccaggacagccaagcctacacagagaaaccctgtctcaaaaaacaaacaaacaaacaaacaaacctttaggGCCTCAATATCTTTAGAGGTTACAAGTAAGTACAACTCACCTGgctctatatatttatttttaagttccttCGAAAAGTCTGGTGTCAACCCTTGAACCATCATATATTTGGTTATTGTATATCAGAATGTGTTCCTAAACAGTAAATATTTGAGTAGTTAAACAGGCAATGAAGCCTAGGTCCTGAGGGGTAAACAGAGGCCGTGAAAGGGGTTATGACTGAGAAAGCCATTGGATGGTTTGGGCAGAAGGTAAAGATGAATTCATTTGGATTTAAGATAATCCCTCTACTATGTGGGGAATGCTTCTAGTAGGGAAACCATATGTTAGTCAATCCAGGCAAAGGAGTAAACAGAGGCATCGACCTAAATGGTAAGAATTGAGATGGTGACAGATTAAAGCCTGGGCACATTTTTAAGATCAAAGGAACAGAATTTGTGGATGGACTAGGTGGGGAATTGGGAAGGAGTCAGTCACTCCTAAGTTTTTGACCCAAGTTATTGGGAAGATAtcagtgatctctctctctctctctctctctctctctctctctctctctctctctctctctggttgtttgtttgtttgtttgttttgtttgtttgtgttttgaggcaaggtctctctgtgtagccttggctgtcctggactcactttgtagaccaggctggtcttgaactcacaacaatcggcctgcctccgcctcctgagtgctgggattaaaggcgtgcgccaccacacccagctgtgataTCTCAACAAAAGGATTGCCTTCCATTAAGACTGGGAAAGCTGGGAGAGGAATGGTTGGGAAGAAGACAGGATATCTTTTTTAGACATTCCTGGTGGTAGCCCTGTTAATACGGTAGTCTAAAATTCCTGGTGGTAGCCCGGTTAATACAGTAGTCTAAAATTCCCAGGATTTGTATAAATTGTAGATTCACAACACACAGAAGACATTTACAATCAGAAGAGTAGATGAAATGTCCAAAGAGCAGGAATTGATAGAGAAGAACTAGTAGGGCGCCCcaacaataaaaatgacagaagtaAGAAGAGCCTAAGTGACAGTGAAAAAGACTAGTCAGTGGAATGGAAGGAACCCCCAAAGTGGGTGTCACAGAAGCTAAGTGAAGAAACACTGCAAAGCACAGAGGTGAATAAATGACGGAATAGAGTGAAAACTCACTCAGCTATTGGCATTCGTGATGTGGAAATAATTGGTGATCTTGATCAGAAATAGTTTAACAGATTGTGCAAAGGTCATCAAGAAAGATGTAAAGAGATTGtgattccaggggatctgatgccctcttccgaccTCTGTGGGTACCCGGAATGTGCgtgacacatatacatacatggaggcaaaacacttaggcacgtaaaataaaaataaacaaatatttgaaaaagagaaTGTGAGGGCCAATAAGATTGCACAGCATATAAAGGTGCTTTCTGCtgagcctgaccacctgagtctGATCACTGGCACCCACCCtgtagaagcagagaactgacgtGCACAAGTTGTGCCCTGGCCGCCACACGTACATCATGGTCTGTGCCTCTCAAATAATAATAGTtactatatacacatgtatgaaaaaatcataaactacacccatgaaatctcaacagtatTTATACCTAAATCAGACCTACATTATGCTACCAGTTGGTGTGCCAGTGTCGATGGAGGAAGTTTGACAAGGTCCCAGCCCTGGATGACTGCTAAGAAAGGGAGAACCCCCACTAGGCTAGGCAATCCCAAGGGGGCAACTCTAAACAAATCTGCATACAAGAACAGTAAACTGACTCAGTAggctgtatgtacacacacacacacacacacacatgcgtgtgtgtgcatggaactgaagtcatgaatttgagaaggagttCGGGGCGGACACAGTAGGAActgcagaggaggagagggaaggatggaaatGTTGTAAATGTGCTGCTCATGTATTCTCAAAAACACATTTACAGTGAAAAAAGTGAGGACAAAATAGAGCTGGAGATAGATCACTTTGGAGGGGTCTTTTCTGtgaaaatgaacagagaaacagCCCGGTAGTAGTGGGAAGACAAGACATATTTGTATGTTGCCGAGAATGGTCCTGCAGAGGAGGAAATGCCGTGCTGGAAATTGGGGATAACTGGTATAACTGCATCTCTGCATGATGAAATGGAAGGGGATTTACAGCACAGAGAAGCCAAATTTAACCCTAGAGGCCCAGGCAGCCCAAGGTAACAGCAGGAGGAAAGTAATCCTATGGACGTTCAGTCAGGGAGATAGAAAGAGCGGGTGGAggaagttctttttttatttttattattatttggtccAGAAAAGAGATCCTGGAAATTTCAAAAGGAATAAGAAGGTATGAAATTATTatcagagaaaggaaagtgggCAGCAGAACTGATAAAAGGATGCTCCGGGGCATACTTGAATTCAGTCTGCCAGGATGTAGTTTTCTGAGCTCTGCATTCAGGAAGCTGCATTTTGGGTTcagaatagaggaagaagaggctATTGCCAAGACTGGAGTTTTGTCAGATGGATGCCATGGTGAGGGAGGTGGAGCATGATGGAAAGTGTCAGGATGGGTCGTGGGACCTGTGCTGTGCTGGGAAGTAGGGGGGGAGTTGTAAAAAGATGTTCTTGTTAAGCATGGGGGGAGTTGGAATAGTAAAGAGAGGAAAgtgcaaagacagacagaggtgaCACAGTCCGAGCAGGATGCTGGTAGGCAGGCCATTGCTCCACACTGGGAGAGGGCGCTCACCACAATGTTCGGTggctttaataattattttaatcaatCTATTAGGTTCATGACTACAAAGAAGGAACCCCTGAAGAGAAGACCTACTATATAGAACTATGGGATGTTGGAGGCTCTGTGGGCAGTGCCAGCAGTGTGAAAAGCACACGAGCAGTGTTCTACAACTCTGTAAATGGTAAAAGATTTTCATTTCTCCTGTCTTAGTGGCCTAGAAGTATTGATCGTTTGATATGAAGTGCCATGACATGCCGGGCTAATCTTATTGTGAGAGCCCTGATGCGCTTACAACTCTTGGTTTAAATGTGTATTTCACATTCTATCTTGTTAGCCTCTGGTGTCTAGCCAGGGCCTCGTCGCCTTGTTACAAGGTCCCTTCGTTTTACTCCttaggtatatgtgtgtaatatatatccATCTTAGAAGCTCAACAGTAGTAGGTACCCATGTATCCTTTCCAAAGGTCTTTAGTGATAGTCATCCCTCTCCGTACTCCTACCTCAACCCTGCTCTTCCACTCCAACCCAAGCTTAGCCCTTCCTGTCCCCGTATTCTCTTTAACCCTTAATACCAGCCCATTCTCTCTCACCTCCCTTTAACTGCCTCCTCATGACCCCTTAGTAGTTCCGCGGCCTCTGTAAGCACCCCAGATGAAACATACCTGGAAGTAAGTTCCCTCTCCTACTCCCCACTCTGACCACCTAGCCTGCTGGTCTCAGCAGAAAGCCCAAGAAGTGTCTCTGGCTCCTTAAATTAGAATATAGTCTCACTAGAGTATAGTCTTAACTTTTCTAGCTCATGTTCTATAAAACATCACTTCAgcataaatgaagaaaagagttttaaaaggGTGTTCAAACACCCTTAAGCGCTCAAAAGCCTTCCCTAAAGATTTTCAAGAGATAACATTAAAGGTGTTTATTACCCATCTACTAGTTAGCGTGCGTGAGAGTCTCTCGTTCTTTTGCCCTGTGAGATCTTACTCTGCTACATTCCTCTCACATTTTACTGTCAGAACACTTGACTGCAAATTCTTGCTACCTCAAAAATATATTCACCTGAACAAGACCTGCGCAGTGACATCAGGTAACTTGCCACTGTGGATGGAAtaaatctcacaaggccccagCCCTAGCTGAAAAGCAACAAGGCAATTAATGGCCGCTGAAAGAGAcccagtcttctccagggatggTTCGCTGATAGGTTGTTCAGCTTCACGTGCGCAGCCCTGAGCATGTACACACCCAAGCAACACCAGGAGACTCCGCACACTGTATTGCATGCTGTATTGCAAGCGCCTATATATGCAGCAGTGGCTGAAGAAGGGGCATGCACATGAGAGGGAATAGGAGGACACAGGAAAAGTTGGAGGGGAGGGCAGAAACGGTGagattatgtaaatgttatactcatgaaattcttaaaaaattgttttaacttaaaaaagaatttgaaagtcTATGGTTCGTGTATTTCAAGATGATGTTCTAAATTCCAACAGGcattgaagtttttcttttagctccattttattataataattaccTACTTTGTCTGCTGTCGCTtccggcttgtttttgtttttgtctttttaaggaaaaataacagttataaaaaactaaagtgagccattttaatgtattttaccAGTCCAGAAGCAATGTGACTTTTGAATAATGTAATCTGTTAATAAATAATGTTCTTTATTGGTAAAGTGCCTGTATAAGCAGTTCCAAGCCTGAAGTAGGCACTCCGGGGCTGCGGGATGAAGAGTAAAAATGCAATCTGAATATTTCATGACATTCTGTAAGCctttggaaggaaaaagaaagacattttaagGTATATTAGTATATTAGTGGCAACACTTTCTAGTTAGTTATTTGTGTTTGTAAAGGACATTTTGAAATCAGTGTCTGCTTGTGTTGCCATAGTTGAATTCTAGATCGCTAAGCCACTTATGATCTGTACTTACTTGCCTTTGTTGACTGTAAAGTAAGAGGGACTGATGGGTACTGACATCGTGTTACCTGATTATTTCAGGCATTATTTTAGTACACGACTTAACAAATAAGAAGTCATCTCAAAACTTATACCGCTGGTCACTGGAAGTTCTCAATAGGGATTCGGTTCCAACTGGAGTCCTGGTGACGAATGGGTAAGCCCGGAAAATTACTTTACAGTTGGTTTTAAGTGTGATTGCAATCCTGGGAATGTGCTTCGCAAATTATCCTTTGTAAGAAGTGTGATTAGTTCTGTTTTAGCCTCTACAGGGTCTTTCCATTATTTGACTGGCATCTTTCATGGCggtggtttttattttgatgaaacCTAATTACTTAGTTTTTCTACTCTGGATTTTGCTCTTGGTATCACATCTAAGAACTCTTTGCTTAATCTCAGATCATACAGATTTTCTCCTGTGTTTCTTCTATATGTTTTATAATATGGGACTTATATTAGATTTATAGTctgctttaattttatataagtGTGATTTGggcttaattttaaatttgaatgttTACTTGTCCCCACATCCTTTGTTGAAAAGACTATTCTATCTCCATTGAGTTGCCTTCGTCCTCTGACAAAGTCAGTTGACCATATTTGTACAGGtcaacctctgtcctctgtcctgttGATCTATGTGTCTACTTcctttgaaaccatgagccaacaCAAAAGATTTTCCTCCTGTCAGGTACTTGGTCACAATAACCCAAAAGTaatgaaggggtgtgtgtgtgtgtgtgtgtgtgtgtgtgtgtgtgtgtgtgtgtgtgtgtgtgtgtgtgtgtgtgtgtgtttatgaccATCAGATTTCTTCTACACATTGCTAGTGTGGTAGAACTTGTCTGAGTTTAGATATGAACCACCCTGTCATTCCATGGTCACAAtgtgttccttctttccttgtatATGTTGCTGAGCttgatttaatgttttcttccagtttttttgttctgtgttcaTGTGGAATATTGGTTACACTTTCTGTTCTTATAATGTCTTTGGCCTATTTGATTTGAGAATAATGTTAAACTCAaagcttcttcctttcctatttttgggaaaatattgtatttatttgatGTTATTTCTTCTTACCAATGAGACTTTGGCTATTTCATTTGGATAGGTTTTCAACTTcagattcaatttttttttttaatagttaatgGATGGTACATGTACTTTGTTTTGTCTCAAGTGGACTTGGCTAATTTGAGCTTTAAAGGATTCATGCATTTCCGTTAAGTTACTGAACATCTGTGAGCAGGGTTGTTTATAATACTATTCATTATCTTTTTGTAGTCTGCAATGGCTGTGTTTTTTCattgtgctttcttttgtttccctttaGACCTGCTActagtttgatgatttctagtcttttcaaaattttttttagtttcattgattttttttttcttttagaaatttttttaagaaatttattctTAAGCCACAAGTAGGAGACTGTTTATACCAGACTGTATCTGCATCGGTGTTAAGGAATTAAAGGTGACAGTAACAATTACAGATGTGTAACTGAGCTGCATTTTGACACTGCAGCTTCCGTTTGTCCGAGAGGTGCACCTGCACATGTGTTAGACAGTAGTGCATGGGTGCTTCGTTGCTGCGTTATTTGTAACAGCAAACGATCTGGAAGCAACTCTGAGGTCCAAAAGAAAATTCGTTAAATAAATAACGGTCTAGCATATACTGGACTACTCAGCTATTTGAAAAAGCATCAGGACTTtgctaaatgagaaaaaaatcaggaatgcTTCTGTGTAGGAAATAGAGGGATTTACAAAGGATTAAAACAAGGCCTTATGCTGTGTAAGGGAGAGGGTAATGGTGCGTGCTCGTGTGTGCATACAGAACCCGTTAAAAGGGCTGTAGCTGTAGCTCAGTAGAGCGTTGCCCTAGAGTGCATGAGGCCCTCGGATCAATCCTTAGCACCACTTTAAAGAATGAAACAGCAAATCGAAAGTGCTATTGTATCTTGTAAGTTTTATTCCTTGAATCTTAAATCTTATTTTCAGTTATAGTATTGAAAAGATGaacagtttttgcttttgtttctcaaaGGGTTAttgtgcatataaaataattctttttttactttatggGATTATTGGCTGTATCTGTCTATAATAAAATTCTTCATCGGTTTTTCacataatgattttaaaatgatttcaagATCTAATGTCACGTGTGTATAGCTTTTATGAAAAAGGGTGATAAGGAAAACCAAAGTCAATGtggtataattttctttaaaattaatatttaagtgGTGAGTCATTGTATAGATTTGTGGTTCAACgaatataattctttaaaaaatgaaaagctaaaaagaaaaatgagagtgCAACATAGATATACTTACACAGTAGTCTATGGGAGATTATATAAGAATTTAAATAGCAGAAAGTATGTGTGTCAAAGATGTTATTTGATAGAAAACACTAAACTTCGCGAGAGAATTtgtgaatagaagaaaaagaaataatcctGAAAATCTCATTCTCTAGTAATTTAAATTTCAGTCCAAACCATGTCTCCTAAGTCAGGAGTGTGTAGGTAGGAAGGTGCTGGTTCAGGGCCTTGAACTTGAGCTGTTATTGGCTTCAGTGCAGATAAAACAGATGGTGATATTTGTATGAGATGGGTTACGTAGTTTAAAACAGCTGTGTTCTGAGACGGAAGGGTGCCGAGGCTCTGCAAGATCTCgtggagggtggagagatggggtATGTGACGCTCTCCTCCTATCCCAGTTTAGAttactcagaaagaaagaaaagtgctcAGACCAAAAAGTAGCTGTGTTCAAGTGGGTTATTGACTGGATTATACAGTATTGATTGCTCCAAAGCAGATTTTGCTGACTGCTGTAAATTGAGCTTACAACGTGTCAGAATTCCAGATCTACTTTGCTTCTGATAGGCAAATCGAATTTCAATTAATTAACAACAATGGACTTTATGTTCCTTTCGGTAATGAGAACTCTCATGTGTATTGCTACTCAATCCTTTGGGTAgaactggaaagaaaatgaattaacaGACCCCTTTCTAACCCTAAGAGCATCTGATGGTCGATCCTGTCTCTCATGACTGTCATGTTAGGATGATGATTTGGTACTCGGTTTCTTGCCTTTTAACTGCTCATAGCTTGGTCATACATACTCAAGTTAGAGAACTTGTGAAGTGCCTACATTGCATGCTAGGCTCCTGGGCTTTCCATACACTGAGCTTTAAATCTACTTTCTGCTTTTACACTGAAAATTTTTAAAGCTGCTACTTGTTGAAGACAGTGCATTGTGGACAGTGAAGTCACATGTTCACAGTGTATTTGGTAGGCCCTCAATGACCCGAGTTATCAGTTATGAAGACACACAGGAACAGACTTTGAATAACAAGATGAGTAGTTGGGATTTCAGTAGATGATGGGTTGATAGTGAATAGGTACGTGGAAgaaattaggagaaaaaaaaaagatttacaggTGATGATGAGCAGCAGTCAGTTAATTATCACTAAAATTGTGTAAGCATCTTAGATTTACATATTACACATCTGCATTGGAAAGGTAAATTCTATTCACCTCTTCACGGTTATTTATCACAGGGATTATGACCGAGAACAGTTTGCTGATAACCAAATCCCACTGTTGGTAATAGGGACTAAACTGGACCAGATCCATGAAGCCAAGCGCCATGAAGTTTTAATTAGAACTGCTTTCTTGGCTGAGGACTTCAATGCTGAAGAGATTAACTTGGTATGTATTCTCACTGATGTGTGTCTGGGTTATATCCCAGGCAAAGAAGCTTTATACTCAAAGCAGAGGCTCACCAATCCAAATACAAAACAGATCAAAGCCAGCATACCTGGCCTGTCACATGAGGCTCTCTTTCACTATGAACTTGCACACTGAGCTATTGGAACCCTCAGACTATAGTCTGTGAATAGAACAATTCATAGACTCTTTTTTGAGAAAACTTTAAAAGGATACCAAATTCAAAATAATCATATCAATTAAGGTGATACTATACAttggttattgttgttatttttgaaaggaaaaaaacctcttagtcacagcactttggaggtagaggtaggtagatctctgagtttgaggctagtctggtctacagagtgatttacaggagagccagggctacacagagagacccttacttaattataaaataaataggaagaaagagCCTGTTAACTTCTTACAACACAGTTCATCTTGAAGGGCACACACAGATATGAGCAAGTTACAAACTGTAAATGAGGAGTGCATCAAAAGGACTGGTGAGTTTTGCACATAGACCCTCTCTGTGATGGCTAGTTTAATTAGAACAATGAGGCTAGGACACAGAGCTCATAAAAACAGGCTACGTCACCCAAAAGAAGTCCTTGCCCCCAGCCTCAGAGATAGACATGTTATCATCATTCACAAGCAGGATTGCCACACCGTGAGCACACGTCACTCCAGCTGTGCAGTGCCGGCTGTCAATAGTACCGATGGCCATGCCCCACGCACCATCCTCTCAGCAACCTTTGAACGTAGGCACTCTTACCTCCATCTTAAAGATGAAGACAGAGAGGCATGTCATCACAGCCAAATAAGGTGTTCCTACTGTAGAGCCTGGGTTGTTCAGTTAAGCCTGTTTCCCACTTGATTATCCTTCAACTAAAATGTAAAATGCTGGCAGTGTGAAATGTTTGAAATCATCTATTCCAAGTTATCCAAAGCTCCCGgcatatttatataacaaatatcacctatgaacatttttttaatgactaGTCTTCAAGTTAAAGCTTTGTGTTCATAATGCTGGCAGGAGCACCAGTACTCTGTTAATtacttgttttttggtttgtttgttttttttaatgtgctgttgGACCTAATACATGAGAAAAATA encodes:
- the Rabl3 gene encoding rab-like protein 3 translates to MASLDRVKVLVLGDSGVGKSSLVHLLCRHQVLGNPSWTVGCSVDIRVHDYKEGTPEEKTYYIELWDVGGSVGSASSVKSTRAVFYNSVNGIILVHDLTNKKSSQNLYRWSLEVLNRDSVPTGVLVTNGDYDREQFADNQIPLLVIGTKLDQIHEAKRHEVLIRTAFLAEDFNAEEINLDCTNPRSSAAGSSNAVKLSRFFDKVIEKRYFFREGNQIPGFSDRKRFGGGTLKNFHYD